The nucleotide sequence GTTACCAGTGTTGCTACATGCAGAAATTGCAAAGATACTAGCTGCAGCTGTTACGGAAAGTAATACTTTGTTCATATACTTAACACTCCTCAAATATGTTGGTTGTATTCTTTCATAAAAATTAAAAAAATTCAAGAGATTGTTTGCGAAAAATAGTGTGAATGAATGAAAATTCTTCCTTAAAAAAGATAAAAAACCAAAATTCAAACACAAAAGTAACTATATCATATTTCTTCGCTAAAACGAAATAATTTCATGGGGGAAAGAAGATGTAAAAATTTCTCATTCAATAGAGAAGTATATTTGCTGTGTTGATTTTGTGTCATTTGTTGTTAAGGATAGTTTTCCATCTAACAAAAAACGTGAAGGAAAGTGTTATAAAAAATCATTACGAGACCAGCATAATGTTAAAAATTGTTTTTAAAAAATATCAAAATAATAAGTTTCTGATTTGATGAGTTTAATCAAAAAAAGTTAATGGGAGTTCTTAATAATAGTTCCTATGCTTGAATAAGTTATGAATCATTTAAAGCTTTCTAAATCAACGATTTTCAAAGTTAATTTTCCATATATGGAATTAGGTTTTCCATTATTAATGACATCAAAAGAGAAAGAAAATTCACAAAAAAACGAACTATAAAGTGGATAGTTCATTTTTTTGAATTGTATTTTATTAAAAAGTAAATAGTAAGAAATGGAGATATAGAAGTTATACATAAAAAGTAGCTGATAGAGGGAAATTGTGAAAAAACTACCTTACAAATGGGAAGCTTAAGCTACACTTGTTAAGATAAGTGAAAAATAAAAAACTTGGCGAAGGCCAAGTTAGCTTAGTTATGTGAAAGATACCTCAACATAAGAAGAAATGAGTAAAATAGTTACTAAAACATTGATTGTGCGAAATACTTTTGGTTGGCGTTCTTCTGGGATGTCACGCTGCAAACATAATGAATTCGTCATTGTATTGATAAAGAAAAGAATGAATAATGCGAAAGGTATAAAAAACAGGATCAAAATAAACCGCCTCCTTATAGTGAATAAGAAAGTTATGATGTTCATTAATATAAGAAACCATTATTACATGTTAACTAATATAAAAATTTCATTTCCATGCCGTAATGATTTTATCCATTCAGCTAACGATCAGCTGGGAATGAAAGCTCCCTGCACTGATTGAAGTTTCACTTTATGTAAAATGAGACTGGTGAATGTAATCTTATTTAAATAACGATAACAAAAAAATGATTAAAAAGATAGGTTTTCTATAAAAATTGTAAATTGTTTTACCACTTTAAAAAAGTGCTTATGAGTGATTAACATTTGGACAATTATTAGTTGTTATTCTGGTGTTTAGATTCACTGGATGAGTTAAAGAAGGTATGGGAGTCAGTATTGAACATAGTTTAAATGAAGGGTCACTTTAATATGAAAAAAACAAAGCATCCAGTCGATGCTTTGTTAGTAGCAATGTGACATGTTAATGCAAATTATTAGTGTAGATCGGGTACTCGAATACTACTGATTAATTATATCTATTAATAAGGATATCATAACCACCATTAAAATTTTCAATATAACAACGTTTTGGTGCTTTCAAAATAAGTAACATGTAGATAAGGTCTGTCACAGATAAACCAATGTTCAGAGCAGACATCATAGAAAAATAGTGAATATATTGAGGTAGAAGATGACTACCAATCATAAATAAAGCTGTCATGACAACAAGTGGCATACCAAGACAAATTAGTATCAATGTTTTTGACATTGAATCATGAAATCGTATAACAAAGAATGGCATTCCAAATTTATATTTTAGTTTCATCGTTGCCTTTTTTAATGTTAACCAGGCAGGTAACAAATGTAATACCTGATGCAGCATTGGTATAAGCATTAACCCGATGAGAAAAACAATAGCGTAATTATCTTGTAGTTTTACAGACGAATAAATCAAGCTTAAGGGTAAATAAATACCGACAAATGATCCAAGCGTCACAAATATAGATAAAATAGAGATGCGTGGTAGGCCGTAATCTTTAAAGAGGTTAATGGTCTTCCAACAGTTCATCATATTACCACCGTCCCATTACTCATACATAGTTAAGGTATTTTTACTTAAATTTGTATTAGTTTTAGTTTAAAACATGTCCAATTTTAGTTTAGATTCGTTTTTTGCAATGTGTTTTAAATAAAATGAATGTTAAGATCAAGCAATAGAATTGAAGCTTACTAAACACGAATGATTTGGCCAATATGTGTCAGTGATTAAGTAACAAGAAAACTAATTAGTATTAACGATATTGCATTATATCTCTTTAAATTACCGTTGGCAACACCTTTTAAGAAGATTGTTTGTGAACTTTTCAAGAAGGAATTTTTAGCATATTAATGGAAAATAGATGTGGGAATGTAGAGTAATGATGTTAAGGGGGAGAAGTATAGTGGAGTCAGTGGAAGATAGATTACAGCGGTTAGAATATCACCATAGAGTGTTAATGAAAGTACTAGACAGTAATGAATATCCGTTATATCGATTATTTATTGAAAGGAAGTTAACAGAAAAAGAGGTACACGAGCTATTTATGTTATGTGATCAATTACAAAAAAAATATAAGGAACAGAAAGAATGGGGTTTTGTGAACTTCTTTCCGCTCCTTATCCAATTTGCAGGTCTACTAACGACGAAATTGCATCCAGATGAGACGATGGAAGCACTTATAGAACAAAAGCTATATGAAGAACTTATGAAGGAGCTGAAGACACTACGCTACAACTATAATGATTAAGAATTGATGGCTCCTAATTTAACTAATTCATCATCGGTTTCTTCGTCTTCATCAGGTAGTTTTCGAATCTGTCCTGATTCTTCGGTGAATTCCTTATCAATATTCTCGAATGACTTTTCGAAAATGCGCATGAAATCATCTCCATATACGCTTCTGACAACACACATCATTTCCATCATTTCTGGGAATTTTCCATACAATTCACGTAGAGGCATTGCCCCGTTATAAACTGCATTACCTTCTGGGTGGTATTCTTCCATCGTTTTTAGTAATAACTGCTCTCCTTCATCTGTTAGCTCTACGTATGTGTTCCGCTTATCATTTTCTTTTTTAGAGAAAGATAAATATCCCTGCTCCTCTAATTTTTTCGAGAAATTAAATGCCGTAGAGACATGCATAACCCCGAATTTTGCAATCTCAGAAATTGAAGCCCCTTTTAAATGGTAAGCAATCCATAAGATGTGGTGTTCGTTGATATTTAAATCAAATGGCTTAATCCATTGCTGCCAGTCCTTTTCAATCGATTTCCAGAGAGCTTTACTTAACTGAGCAATTTTTTGGCTATAGACAAGTGCTTCTTTCACAGAATATGCACGCTCCATATTAATCCTCACCCTTTTCCCTTAATTAATAGTGGTTGTTTAAAAGCTTAGGTAGTTCACTAAATATTAATTTCTACCTAAAATGTACCTTAAATTTTCAGAACTTAAACTATTAACATACACTTAAATAGATTATTCTAGAAACCTATTAATGATATACTCTATTATGCCAATAAATGAATAAATAATAAAGTCACTTTAGTATATAAATTCAGAAAATTTTCATATTAATTGAAATAACTATTAGAAAAACCTAAAAAATGTAAAGGTAATTTACATTTTTTATTTGTAAGATAAATTAATAGCTACAAAGTGACATGCATATTTTTGTTTGGAAGAAAAAATGAACCCTCGTGTATAGAGCTTTATATACTCTTTTTTATGAATATTCATAATATCATGTTATTAAAAATTCAATTAACATAATATTCTGGAAATAACAGATAAAATTATTAGAAAAATTATGAAAAGCTATTAATTTATATTATTACAATTATATGTACGATATGTTCAGATAAGTCAATGATTTTGACTTAGAACAGGATAATATCGCACATTTTTGTAAAATAGTTATCCTTTTATGCGTTGAAGCATAGGTATTTCTTATAAGTAATTGATTAATTCATTTGAGATACTTATCTTTTATAATTGGAGAATTAACAAACAAACGAGCAGGATTTCCCTGCTCGTTTGTTTGTTAATGAGATTTAAAACGTTTTAATTTACAAAAAGAAGCATATTATGATTCAGTCACACCTTGTTGTGCTTCACGAATGACTTGCTCAATATCGTGAAAGGCTCTTTCGATGTCATCTAAATCTTTTTGGATACGGCGTTGATGTGGTTGAATATCTTTTTGCCATTGCTGAATGGTTGTTTGTAGGTCACCACTCACTTGTTTAATTGTTTCTGCACCTTCAATAGAAGCCACTTTCACTTGATCTGCTAATGCAAGTGCATCTTTTTTAATCGTTTGCAGAGACTCTTTTGCTTTGTCACTGTTAGTTCGAATTGATTCACGCACTTCAGGTCCAGATTTCGGTGTACTAAGTAAGACTGTTGCTCCTCCAAGCACAACACCTGTAATGAATCCATATAGAAATGATGAAGCTTTTGCCATACTATCACCCCTTTATTGTTATTGTATTACAAACCTTTTTAGTTTATAAAGCAAAATGGGAGAACTTTCTTTCTTACGTGTTCAATTACATTAAAACATAGTAAAGTGAAAGTTTCTCACATTATTGGTGCAATTCAAGCCTCTAACAACTATTGAAGATGTTTTTATAAGAACTTGTTCAAAAAGTTTGGAGAAAATGGCATTCTTATATTTGAATTAATATGCTTCTCCGTTATTGAAGTATGGACTTTCATACGTAATTAGACTCGAACTTATTTTTTGAACACACACTATAAGTGAAAGGACCGTCAAGCAAGAGTAGCTTGTCGGTCCTTCAATTTTCTATTGTACAGCAATGTTTGTGCGTTTAAGTATAGCTTGCACAATTGGGAAAATGACAATCATCATAATTGTATTGACAATTGCTGTAGGTAAGACAACTCCTGCAAACAGTGCAATAAATGCATCTGGAAGACCGAAGAAGATAAGTGCTGTTAGTAAAAATATTGTTCCACTAATTAATGTACCAATAGCTGTTAGAATACTTGCAGAAATTACTGTAGGTTGTTTTGAACGGATAAGTAGCATTAATCCGAAGAAACAAAATGCAGTAATAGGCTTATCAATCATATTGGCAATTTGTCCACCTGGGAAAGCGGTTGTTATTGCTGAAACGATCCCAGTTACAAGTGATAAAACAAGGACGTTCTTACGTTCAGGGAATAACAGAATGCCTAAAAACATCATTGTCAATAACATGTCAGCCTTCATGCCTAAAAAAAGTGGTGGCATAACTGCATGTAAGACGGTACCAATCCCAACTAATAATGATAAAGAAACTAATACTCGTGTATTCACTTTCTCATCTCTCCTCTACTATTCTCATCTAAAATTTCCGTTTATTCCTCCAATAATGCACTACTTGCTTATTGCGAAGAAATCACTTAGTTAAAGTATAACAAATGTTTTTACATGTGAAAAGACTTCGTTCCACGAGGTTGTATTATGAAAATTCCTTACAAAATGTTGTCATATAATCATGTAATGCTTGACAAGATTCTAACGGAACTGCGTTATAAATAGAGGCACGGCAACCTCCGATAGAGCGATGACCATTGAGTCCTACAAAACCTTTCTCTTTAGCTCCATTTAAGAACTTTTGTGTCAAATCATCAGATGGAAGGGTAAATGTAACATTCATTTTTGAACGACTACCGTCTTTAGCATGTGGTTTGTAAAAACCGTTGCTTTCATCAATGGCATTATAAATAAGTTCTGACTTTTGATCGTTTCGCTCAGCAATTTGTTCAACACCACCTTGCTCCTTCATCCAGTTAAGAACTAAGGAAAGCATATATATTCCAAAAGTAGGAGGTGTATTATAGAGAGATTTCTTCTTAATTTGTGTACGATAGTCTAACATCGTAGGAATATTATTAGGAATTCTCTTTGTCATATCGTTACGTAAAATAACGACTGTAACACCGGATGGTCCTAAGTTCTTCTGCGCCCCAGCATAAATCATTGCAAATTTACTGACATCGATAGGTCGGCTAAGAATATCACTGGACATATCTGCAATTAAATCTTTATTTTTTAGTGAAGGTAGTTCTTCCCATTGTGTTCCGTAAATTGTATTGTTCGATGTAATGTGTACATATGCACTATCATTACTTAAAGAAAGTTCATCTAAAGAAGGGATAGCGTTATAGCCGTTATTTTTCGTACTAGCAGCAATATTTGCTTTCCCTAGTTTTTCTGCTTCTTGAAGGGCCTTCTCAGACCAAGAACCTGTCAATATATAATCAGCAGTTTGGTTTTCAGCTAAGAAATTCATAGGAATCATTGTAAATTGTGTACTTGCCCCACCTTGAAGGAAGAGAACATCATAGTTATCTGGAATCTGCATTAGTTCACGTAACAGTTGTTCAGCTTCGTTGTGGACAGCATCATATTCTTTGCTAC is from Bacillus solimangrovi and encodes:
- a CDS encoding tryptophan transporter, coding for MNTRVLVSLSLLVGIGTVLHAVMPPLFLGMKADMLLTMMFLGILLFPERKNVLVLSLVTGIVSAITTAFPGGQIANMIDKPITAFCFFGLMLLIRSKQPTVISASILTAIGTLISGTIFLLTALIFFGLPDAFIALFAGVVLPTAIVNTIMMIVIFPIVQAILKRTNIAVQ
- a CDS encoding YtxH domain-containing protein, coding for MAKASSFLYGFITGVVLGGATVLLSTPKSGPEVRESIRTNSDKAKESLQTIKKDALALADQVKVASIEGAETIKQVSGDLQTTIQQWQKDIQPHQRRIQKDLDDIERAFHDIEQVIREAQQGVTES
- the serC gene encoding 3-phosphoserine/phosphohydroxythreonine transaminase, with translation MNRAFNFNAGPSALPIEVLEKAQEELLDFKGSGMSVMELSHRSKEYDAVHNEAEQLLRELMQIPDNYDVLFLQGGASTQFTMIPMNFLAENQTADYILTGSWSEKALQEAEKLGKANIAASTKNNGYNAIPSLDELSLSNDSAYVHITSNNTIYGTQWEELPSLKNKDLIADMSSDILSRPIDVSKFAMIYAGAQKNLGPSGVTVVILRNDMTKRIPNNIPTMLDYRTQIKKKSLYNTPPTFGIYMLSLVLNWMKEQGGVEQIAERNDQKSELIYNAIDESNGFYKPHAKDGSRSKMNVTFTLPSDDLTQKFLNGAKEKGFVGLNGHRSIGGCRASIYNAVPLESCQALHDYMTTFCKEFS
- a CDS encoding DUF1878 family protein → MESVEDRLQRLEYHHRVLMKVLDSNEYPLYRLFIERKLTEKEVHELFMLCDQLQKKYKEQKEWGFVNFFPLLIQFAGLLTTKLHPDETMEALIEQKLYEELMKELKTLRYNYND
- a CDS encoding HTH-type transcriptional regulator Hpr, whose amino-acid sequence is MERAYSVKEALVYSQKIAQLSKALWKSIEKDWQQWIKPFDLNINEHHILWIAYHLKGASISEIAKFGVMHVSTAFNFSKKLEEQGYLSFSKKENDKRNTYVELTDEGEQLLLKTMEEYHPEGNAVYNGAMPLRELYGKFPEMMEMMCVVRSVYGDDFMRIFEKSFENIDKEFTEESGQIRKLPDEDEETDDELVKLGAINS
- a CDS encoding DUF3267 domain-containing protein, yielding MNCWKTINLFKDYGLPRISILSIFVTLGSFVGIYLPLSLIYSSVKLQDNYAIVFLIGLMLIPMLHQVLHLLPAWLTLKKATMKLKYKFGMPFFVIRFHDSMSKTLILICLGMPLVVMTALFMIGSHLLPQYIHYFSMMSALNIGLSVTDLIYMLLILKAPKRCYIENFNGGYDILINRYN